From a region of the Pongo abelii isolate AG06213 chromosome 9, NHGRI_mPonAbe1-v2.0_pri, whole genome shotgun sequence genome:
- the DGKZ gene encoding diacylglycerol kinase zeta isoform X10, with product MEPRDGSPEARSSDSESASASSSGSERDAGPEPDKAPRRLNKRRFPGLRLFGHRKAITKSGLQHLAPPPPTPGAPCSESERQIRSTVDWSESATYGEHIWFETNVSGDFCYVGEQYCVARMLGPSLPVLQQKSVSRRKCAACKIVVHTPCIEQLEKINFRCKPSFRESGSRNVREPTFVRHHWVHRRRQDGKCRHCGKGFQQKFTFHSKEIVAISCSWCKQAYHSKVSCFMLQQIEEPCSLGVHAAVVIPPTWILRARRPQNTLKASKKKKRASFKRKSSKKGPEEGRWRPFIIRPTPSPLMKPLLVFVNPKSGGNQGAKIIQSFLWYLNPRQVFDLSQGGPKEALEMYRKVHNLRILACGGDGTVGWILSTLDQLRLKPPPPVAILPLGTGNDLARTLNWGGGYTDEPVSKILSHVEEGNVVQLDRWDLHAEPNPEAGPEDRDEGATDRLPLDVFNNYFSLGFDAHVTLEFHESREANPEKFNSRFRNKMFYAGTAFSDFLMGSSKDLAKHIRVVCDGTDLTPKIQDLKPQCVVFLNIPRYCAGTMPWGHPGEHHDFEPQRHDDGYLEVIGFTMTSLAALQVGGHGERLTQCREVVLTTSKAIPVQVDGEPCKLAASRIRIALRNQATMVQKAKRRSAAPLHSDQQPVPEQLRIQVSRVSMHDYEALHYDKEQLKEASVPLGTVVVPGDSDLELCRAHIERLQQEPDGAGAKSPTCQKLSPKWCFLDATTASRFYRIDRAQEHLNYVTEIAQDEIYILDPELLGASARPDLPTPTSPLPTSPCSPTPRSLQGDAAPPQGEELIEAAKRNDFCKLQELHRAGGDLMHRDEQSRTLLHHAVSTGSKDVVRYLLDHAPPEILDAVEENGETCLHQAAALGQRTICHYIVEAGASLMKTDQQGDTPRQRAEKAQDTELAAYLENRQHYQMIQREDQETAV from the exons GAAAGCCATCACCAAGTCGGGCCTCCAGCACCTGGCCCCCCCTCCGCCCACCCCTGGGGCCCCGTGCAGCGAGTCAGAGCGGCAGATCCGGAGCACAGTGGACTGGAGC GAGTCAGCGACATATGGGGAGCACATCTGGTTCGAGACCAACGTGTCCGGGGACTTCTGCTACGTTGGGGAGCAGTACTGTGTAGCCAGGATGCTG GGGCCCTCTCTTCCTGTCCTGCAGCAGAAGTCCGTGTCTCGAAGAAAGTGCGCAGCCTGCAAGATTGTGGTGCACACGCCCTGCATCGAGCAGCTGGAGAAG ATAAATTTCCGCTGTAAGCCGTCCTTCCGTGAATCAGGCTCCAGGAATGTCCGCGAG CCAACCTTTGTACGGCACCACTGGGTACACAGACGACGCCAGGACGGCAAGTGTCGGCACTGTGGGAAG GGATTCCAGCAGAAGTTCACCTTCCACAGCAAGGAGATTGTGGCCATCAGCTGCTCGTGGTGCAAGCAGGCG TACCACAGCAAGGTGTCCTGCTTCATGCTGCAGCAGATCGAGGAGCCGTGCTCGCTGGGGGTCCATGCAGCCGTGGTCATCCCGCCCACCTGGATCCTCCGCGCCCGGAGGCCCCAG AATACTCTGAAAGCaagcaagaagaagaagagggcATCTTTCAAGAGGAAGTCCAGCAAGAAAGGGCCTGAG GAGGGCCGCTGGAGACCCTTCATCATCAggcccaccccctcccccctcaTGAAGCCCCTGCTGGTGTTTGTGAACCCCAAGAGTGGGGGCAACCAG GGTGCAAAGATCATCCAGTCTTTTCTCTGGTATCTCAATCCCCGACAAGTCTTCGACCTGAGCCAGGGAGGGCCCAAGGAGGC GCTGGAGATGTACCGCAAAGTGCACAACCTGCGGATCCTGGCGTGCGGGGGCGACGGCACG gtGGGCTGGATCCTCTCCACCCTGGACCAGCTACGCCTGAAGCCGCCACCCCCTGTTGCCATCCTGCCCCTGGGTACTGGCAACGACTTGGCCCGAACCCTCAACTGGGGTGGG GGCTACACCGATGAGCCTGTGTCCAAGATCCTCTCCCACGTGGAGGAGGGGAACGTGGTACAGCTGGACCGCTGGGACCTCCATGCCGAGCCCAACCCCGAGGCAGGGCCTGAGGACCGAGACGAAGGCGCCACCGACCGG TTGCCCCTGGATGTCTTCAACaactacttcagcctgggctttGACGCCCACGTCACCCTGGAGTTCCACGAGTCTCGAG AGGCCAACCCAGAGAAATTCAACAGCCGCTTTCGGAATAAGATGTTCTACGCCGGG ACAGCTTTCTCCGACTTCCTGATGGGCAGCTCCAAGGACCTGGCCAAGCACATCCGAGTGGTG TGTGATGGAACGGACTTGACTCCCAAGATCCAGGACCTGAAACCCCAGTGTGTTGTTTTCCTGAACATCCCCAG GTACTGTGCAGGCACCATGCCCTGGGGCCACCCTGGGGAGCACCACGACTTTGAGCCCCAGCGGCACGACGACGGCTACCTCGAGGTCATTGGCTTCACCATGACGTCCTTG GCCGCGCTGCAGGTGGGCGGACACGGCGAGCGGCTGACGCAGTGTCGCGAGGTGGTGCTCACCACATCCAAGGCCATCCCGGTGCAGGTGGATGGCGAGCCCTGCAAGCTTGCAGCCTCACGCATCCGCATCGCCCTGCGCAACCAGGCCACCATGGTGCAGAAGGCCAAGCGGCGGAGCGCCGCCCCCCTGCACAGCGA CCAGCAGCCGGTGCCAGAGCAGCTGCGCATCCAAGTGAGTCGCGTCAGCATGCACGACTATGAGGCCCTGCACTACGACAAGgagcagctcaaggaggcct CCGTGCCGCTGGGCACTGTGGTGGTCCCAGGAGACAGTGACCTAGAGCTCTGCCGCGCCCACATCGAGAGACTCCAGCAG GAGCCCGATGGTGCTGGAGCCAAGTCCCCGACATGCCAGAAACTGTCCCCCAAGTGGTGCTTCCTGGACG CCACCACTGCCAGCCGCTTCTACAGGATCGACCGAGCCCAG GAGCACCTCAACTATGTGACTGAGATCGCACAGGATGAGATTTATATCCTGGACCCTGAGCTGCTGGGGGCATCGGCCCGGCCTGACCTCCCAACCCCCacttcccctctccccacctcacCCTGCTCACCCACGCCCCG GTCACTGCAAGGGGATGCTGCACCCCCTCAAG GTGAAGAGCTGATTGAGGCTGCTAAGAGGAACGACTTCTGTAAG CTCCAGGAGCTGCACCGAGCTGGGGGCGACCTCATGCACCGAGACGAGCAGAGCCGCACGCTCCTGCACCACGCAGTCAGCACTGGCAGCAAGGATGTGGTCCGCTACCTGCTGGACCACG cCCCTCCAGAGATCCTTGATGCGGTGGAGGAAAA CGGGGAGACCTGTTTGCACCAGGCAGCAGCCCTGGGCCAGCGCACCATCTGCCACTACATCGTGGAGGCCGGGGCCTCGCTCATGAAGACAGACCAGCAG GGCGACACTCCCCGGCAGCGGGCTGAGAAGGCTCAGGACACCGAGCTGGCCGCCTACCTGGAGAACCGGCAGCACTACCAGATGATCCAGCGGGAGGACCAGGAGACGGCTGTGTAG
- the DGKZ gene encoding diacylglycerol kinase zeta isoform X3, giving the protein MEVRGCSDPSLPQELLPFSWDRGCEWAPGHRTDRGLVQLLMPLVSVPNSQPPAMETFFRRHFRWKVPGPGEGQRRPSSVGLPTGKARRRSPAGQASSSLAQRRRSSAQLQGCLLSCGVRARGSSRRRSSTVPPSCNPRFIVDKVPTPQPTTAGAQLLGAPLLLTGLVSMNEEEKGVQEDVVAGASSAIQPGTKTPGPPPPRGAQPLLPLPRYLRRASSHLLPADAVYDHALWGLHGYYRRLSQRRPSGQHPGPGGRRASGTTAGTMLPTRVRPLSRRRQVALRRKAAGPQAWSALLAKAITKSGLQHLAPPPPTPGAPCSESERQIRSTVDWSESATYGEHIWFETNVSGDFCYVGEQYCVARMLKSVSRRKCAACKIVVHTPCIEQLEKINFRCKPSFRESGSRNVREPTFVRHHWVHRRRQDGKCRHCGKGFQQKFTFHSKEIVAISCSWCKQAYHSKVSCFMLQQIEEPCSLGVHAAVVIPPTWILRARRPQNTLKASKKKKRASFKRKSSKKGPEEGRWRPFIIRPTPSPLMKPLLVFVNPKSGGNQGAKIIQSFLWYLNPRQVFDLSQGGPKEALEMYRKVHNLRILACGGDGTVGWILSTLDQLRLKPPPPVAILPLGTGNDLARTLNWGGGYTDEPVSKILSHVEEGNVVQLDRWDLHAEPNPEAGPEDRDEGATDRLPLDVFNNYFSLGFDAHVTLEFHESREANPEKFNSRFRNKMFYAGTAFSDFLMGSSKDLAKHIRVVCDGTDLTPKIQDLKPQCVVFLNIPRYCAGTMPWGHPGEHHDFEPQRHDDGYLEVIGFTMTSLAALQVGGHGERLTQCREVVLTTSKAIPVQVDGEPCKLAASRIRIALRNQATMVQKAKRRSAAPLHSDQQPVPEQLRIQVSRVSMHDYEALHYDKEQLKEASVPLGTVVVPGDSDLELCRAHIERLQQEPDGAGAKSPTCQKLSPKWCFLDATTASRFYRIDRAQEHLNYVTEIAQDEIYILDPELLGASARPDLPTPTSPLPTSPCSPTPRSLQGDAAPPQGEELIEAAKRNDFCKLQELHRAGGDLMHRDEQSRTLLHHAVSTGSKDVVRYLLDHAPPEILDAVEENGETCLHQAAALGQRTICHYIVEAGASLMKTDQQGDTPRQRAEKAQDTELAAYLENRQHYQMIQREDQETAV; this is encoded by the exons ATGGaggtcagaggctgcagtgacccctCCCTCCCTCAGGAGTTGCTTCCCTTCTCATGGGACAGAGGCTGTGAATGGGCTCCCGGACACAGGACAGACCGTGGCCTGGTCCAGCTCCTGATGCCCCTGGTCTCTGTGCCCAACAGCCAACCGCCTGCCATGGAGACTTTCTTTAGGAGACATTTCCGGTGGAAGGTGCCAGGCCCCGGAGAGGGGCAGCGGCGGCCCAGCAGCGTGGGGCTGCCCACAGGCAAGGCCCGACGTCGCTCCCCCGCTGGGCAGGCCTCCTCCTCACTGGCACAGCGGCGCCGCTCCAGCGCCCAGCTCCAGGGTTGCCTCCTGAGCTGCGGGGTGAGGGCCCGGGGTTCCAGCCGCCGGCGCTCCAGCACTGTTCCCCCTTCCTGCAACCCCCGCTTCATCGTGGATAAGGTGCCCACCCCACAGCCTACCACTGCGGGGGCCCAGCTTCTGGGCGCACCCCTGCTGTTGACCGGGCTTGTGAGCATGAATGAGGAGGAGAAGGGTGTTCAGGAGGACGTGGTAGCCGGGGCATCGAGCGCCATCCAGCCAGGCACCAAGACACCAGGGCCACCCCCACCTCGGGGCGCCCAGCCGCTGTTGCCCCTACCCCGCTACCTGCGCCGAGCCTCCTCCCACCTGCTCCCCGCGGATGCCGTATATGACCACGCTCTCTGGGGCCTGCACGGCTACTATCGGCGCCTCAGCCAGCGGCGGCCCTCAGGCCAGCACCCTGGCCCTGGGGGCCGAAGAGCCTCAGGCACCACCGCCGGCACCATGCTGCCCACCCGTGTGCGCCCACTGTCCCGCAGGCGCCAGGTAGCCCTACGGCGCAAGGCGGCCGGACCCCAGGCCTGGAGCGCCCTGCTCGC GAAAGCCATCACCAAGTCGGGCCTCCAGCACCTGGCCCCCCCTCCGCCCACCCCTGGGGCCCCGTGCAGCGAGTCAGAGCGGCAGATCCGGAGCACAGTGGACTGGAGC GAGTCAGCGACATATGGGGAGCACATCTGGTTCGAGACCAACGTGTCCGGGGACTTCTGCTACGTTGGGGAGCAGTACTGTGTAGCCAGGATGCTG AAGTCCGTGTCTCGAAGAAAGTGCGCAGCCTGCAAGATTGTGGTGCACACGCCCTGCATCGAGCAGCTGGAGAAG ATAAATTTCCGCTGTAAGCCGTCCTTCCGTGAATCAGGCTCCAGGAATGTCCGCGAG CCAACCTTTGTACGGCACCACTGGGTACACAGACGACGCCAGGACGGCAAGTGTCGGCACTGTGGGAAG GGATTCCAGCAGAAGTTCACCTTCCACAGCAAGGAGATTGTGGCCATCAGCTGCTCGTGGTGCAAGCAGGCG TACCACAGCAAGGTGTCCTGCTTCATGCTGCAGCAGATCGAGGAGCCGTGCTCGCTGGGGGTCCATGCAGCCGTGGTCATCCCGCCCACCTGGATCCTCCGCGCCCGGAGGCCCCAG AATACTCTGAAAGCaagcaagaagaagaagagggcATCTTTCAAGAGGAAGTCCAGCAAGAAAGGGCCTGAG GAGGGCCGCTGGAGACCCTTCATCATCAggcccaccccctcccccctcaTGAAGCCCCTGCTGGTGTTTGTGAACCCCAAGAGTGGGGGCAACCAG GGTGCAAAGATCATCCAGTCTTTTCTCTGGTATCTCAATCCCCGACAAGTCTTCGACCTGAGCCAGGGAGGGCCCAAGGAGGC GCTGGAGATGTACCGCAAAGTGCACAACCTGCGGATCCTGGCGTGCGGGGGCGACGGCACG gtGGGCTGGATCCTCTCCACCCTGGACCAGCTACGCCTGAAGCCGCCACCCCCTGTTGCCATCCTGCCCCTGGGTACTGGCAACGACTTGGCCCGAACCCTCAACTGGGGTGGG GGCTACACCGATGAGCCTGTGTCCAAGATCCTCTCCCACGTGGAGGAGGGGAACGTGGTACAGCTGGACCGCTGGGACCTCCATGCCGAGCCCAACCCCGAGGCAGGGCCTGAGGACCGAGACGAAGGCGCCACCGACCGG TTGCCCCTGGATGTCTTCAACaactacttcagcctgggctttGACGCCCACGTCACCCTGGAGTTCCACGAGTCTCGAG AGGCCAACCCAGAGAAATTCAACAGCCGCTTTCGGAATAAGATGTTCTACGCCGGG ACAGCTTTCTCCGACTTCCTGATGGGCAGCTCCAAGGACCTGGCCAAGCACATCCGAGTGGTG TGTGATGGAACGGACTTGACTCCCAAGATCCAGGACCTGAAACCCCAGTGTGTTGTTTTCCTGAACATCCCCAG GTACTGTGCAGGCACCATGCCCTGGGGCCACCCTGGGGAGCACCACGACTTTGAGCCCCAGCGGCACGACGACGGCTACCTCGAGGTCATTGGCTTCACCATGACGTCCTTG GCCGCGCTGCAGGTGGGCGGACACGGCGAGCGGCTGACGCAGTGTCGCGAGGTGGTGCTCACCACATCCAAGGCCATCCCGGTGCAGGTGGATGGCGAGCCCTGCAAGCTTGCAGCCTCACGCATCCGCATCGCCCTGCGCAACCAGGCCACCATGGTGCAGAAGGCCAAGCGGCGGAGCGCCGCCCCCCTGCACAGCGA CCAGCAGCCGGTGCCAGAGCAGCTGCGCATCCAAGTGAGTCGCGTCAGCATGCACGACTATGAGGCCCTGCACTACGACAAGgagcagctcaaggaggcct CCGTGCCGCTGGGCACTGTGGTGGTCCCAGGAGACAGTGACCTAGAGCTCTGCCGCGCCCACATCGAGAGACTCCAGCAG GAGCCCGATGGTGCTGGAGCCAAGTCCCCGACATGCCAGAAACTGTCCCCCAAGTGGTGCTTCCTGGACG CCACCACTGCCAGCCGCTTCTACAGGATCGACCGAGCCCAG GAGCACCTCAACTATGTGACTGAGATCGCACAGGATGAGATTTATATCCTGGACCCTGAGCTGCTGGGGGCATCGGCCCGGCCTGACCTCCCAACCCCCacttcccctctccccacctcacCCTGCTCACCCACGCCCCG GTCACTGCAAGGGGATGCTGCACCCCCTCAAG GTGAAGAGCTGATTGAGGCTGCTAAGAGGAACGACTTCTGTAAG CTCCAGGAGCTGCACCGAGCTGGGGGCGACCTCATGCACCGAGACGAGCAGAGCCGCACGCTCCTGCACCACGCAGTCAGCACTGGCAGCAAGGATGTGGTCCGCTACCTGCTGGACCACG cCCCTCCAGAGATCCTTGATGCGGTGGAGGAAAA CGGGGAGACCTGTTTGCACCAGGCAGCAGCCCTGGGCCAGCGCACCATCTGCCACTACATCGTGGAGGCCGGGGCCTCGCTCATGAAGACAGACCAGCAG GGCGACACTCCCCGGCAGCGGGCTGAGAAGGCTCAGGACACCGAGCTGGCCGCCTACCTGGAGAACCGGCAGCACTACCAGATGATCCAGCGGGAGGACCAGGAGACGGCTGTGTAG
- the DGKZ gene encoding diacylglycerol kinase zeta isoform X2 has translation MEVRGCSDPSLPQELLPFSWDRGCEWAPGHRTDRGLVQLLMPLVSVPNSQPPAMETFFRRHFRWKVPGPGEGQRRPSSVGLPTGKARRRSPAGQASSSLAQRRRSSAQLQGCLLSCGVRARGSSRRRSSTVPPSCNPRFIVDKVPTPQPTTAGAQLLGAPLLLTGLVSMNEEEKGVQEDVVAGASSAIQPGTKTPGPPPPRGAQPLLPLPRYLRRASSHLLPADAVYDHALWGLHGYYRRLSQRRPSGQHPGPGGRRASGTTAGTMLPTRVRPLSRRRQVALRRKAAGPQAWSALLAKAITKSGLQHLAPPPPTPGAPCSESERQIRSTVDWSESATYGEHIWFETNVSGDFCYVGEQYCVARMLQKSVSRRKCAACKIVVHTPCIEQLEKINFRCKPSFRESGSRNVREPTFVRHHWVHRRRQDGKCRHCGKGFQQKFTFHSKEIVAISCSWCKQAYHSKVSCFMLQQIEEPCSLGVHAAVVIPPTWILRARRPQNTLKASKKKKRASFKRKSSKKGPEEGRWRPFIIRPTPSPLMKPLLVFVNPKSGGNQGAKIIQSFLWYLNPRQVFDLSQGGPKEALEMYRKVHNLRILACGGDGTVGWILSTLDQLRLKPPPPVAILPLGTGNDLARTLNWGGGYTDEPVSKILSHVEEGNVVQLDRWDLHAEPNPEAGPEDRDEGATDRLPLDVFNNYFSLGFDAHVTLEFHESREANPEKFNSRFRNKMFYAGTAFSDFLMGSSKDLAKHIRVVCDGTDLTPKIQDLKPQCVVFLNIPRYCAGTMPWGHPGEHHDFEPQRHDDGYLEVIGFTMTSLAALQVGGHGERLTQCREVVLTTSKAIPVQVDGEPCKLAASRIRIALRNQATMVQKAKRRSAAPLHSDQQPVPEQLRIQVSRVSMHDYEALHYDKEQLKEASVPLGTVVVPGDSDLELCRAHIERLQQEPDGAGAKSPTCQKLSPKWCFLDATTASRFYRIDRAQEHLNYVTEIAQDEIYILDPELLGASARPDLPTPTSPLPTSPCSPTPRSLQGDAAPPQGEELIEAAKRNDFCKLQELHRAGGDLMHRDEQSRTLLHHAVSTGSKDVVRYLLDHAPPEILDAVEENGETCLHQAAALGQRTICHYIVEAGASLMKTDQQGDTPRQRAEKAQDTELAAYLENRQHYQMIQREDQETAV, from the exons ATGGaggtcagaggctgcagtgacccctCCCTCCCTCAGGAGTTGCTTCCCTTCTCATGGGACAGAGGCTGTGAATGGGCTCCCGGACACAGGACAGACCGTGGCCTGGTCCAGCTCCTGATGCCCCTGGTCTCTGTGCCCAACAGCCAACCGCCTGCCATGGAGACTTTCTTTAGGAGACATTTCCGGTGGAAGGTGCCAGGCCCCGGAGAGGGGCAGCGGCGGCCCAGCAGCGTGGGGCTGCCCACAGGCAAGGCCCGACGTCGCTCCCCCGCTGGGCAGGCCTCCTCCTCACTGGCACAGCGGCGCCGCTCCAGCGCCCAGCTCCAGGGTTGCCTCCTGAGCTGCGGGGTGAGGGCCCGGGGTTCCAGCCGCCGGCGCTCCAGCACTGTTCCCCCTTCCTGCAACCCCCGCTTCATCGTGGATAAGGTGCCCACCCCACAGCCTACCACTGCGGGGGCCCAGCTTCTGGGCGCACCCCTGCTGTTGACCGGGCTTGTGAGCATGAATGAGGAGGAGAAGGGTGTTCAGGAGGACGTGGTAGCCGGGGCATCGAGCGCCATCCAGCCAGGCACCAAGACACCAGGGCCACCCCCACCTCGGGGCGCCCAGCCGCTGTTGCCCCTACCCCGCTACCTGCGCCGAGCCTCCTCCCACCTGCTCCCCGCGGATGCCGTATATGACCACGCTCTCTGGGGCCTGCACGGCTACTATCGGCGCCTCAGCCAGCGGCGGCCCTCAGGCCAGCACCCTGGCCCTGGGGGCCGAAGAGCCTCAGGCACCACCGCCGGCACCATGCTGCCCACCCGTGTGCGCCCACTGTCCCGCAGGCGCCAGGTAGCCCTACGGCGCAAGGCGGCCGGACCCCAGGCCTGGAGCGCCCTGCTCGC GAAAGCCATCACCAAGTCGGGCCTCCAGCACCTGGCCCCCCCTCCGCCCACCCCTGGGGCCCCGTGCAGCGAGTCAGAGCGGCAGATCCGGAGCACAGTGGACTGGAGC GAGTCAGCGACATATGGGGAGCACATCTGGTTCGAGACCAACGTGTCCGGGGACTTCTGCTACGTTGGGGAGCAGTACTGTGTAGCCAGGATGCTG CAGAAGTCCGTGTCTCGAAGAAAGTGCGCAGCCTGCAAGATTGTGGTGCACACGCCCTGCATCGAGCAGCTGGAGAAG ATAAATTTCCGCTGTAAGCCGTCCTTCCGTGAATCAGGCTCCAGGAATGTCCGCGAG CCAACCTTTGTACGGCACCACTGGGTACACAGACGACGCCAGGACGGCAAGTGTCGGCACTGTGGGAAG GGATTCCAGCAGAAGTTCACCTTCCACAGCAAGGAGATTGTGGCCATCAGCTGCTCGTGGTGCAAGCAGGCG TACCACAGCAAGGTGTCCTGCTTCATGCTGCAGCAGATCGAGGAGCCGTGCTCGCTGGGGGTCCATGCAGCCGTGGTCATCCCGCCCACCTGGATCCTCCGCGCCCGGAGGCCCCAG AATACTCTGAAAGCaagcaagaagaagaagagggcATCTTTCAAGAGGAAGTCCAGCAAGAAAGGGCCTGAG GAGGGCCGCTGGAGACCCTTCATCATCAggcccaccccctcccccctcaTGAAGCCCCTGCTGGTGTTTGTGAACCCCAAGAGTGGGGGCAACCAG GGTGCAAAGATCATCCAGTCTTTTCTCTGGTATCTCAATCCCCGACAAGTCTTCGACCTGAGCCAGGGAGGGCCCAAGGAGGC GCTGGAGATGTACCGCAAAGTGCACAACCTGCGGATCCTGGCGTGCGGGGGCGACGGCACG gtGGGCTGGATCCTCTCCACCCTGGACCAGCTACGCCTGAAGCCGCCACCCCCTGTTGCCATCCTGCCCCTGGGTACTGGCAACGACTTGGCCCGAACCCTCAACTGGGGTGGG GGCTACACCGATGAGCCTGTGTCCAAGATCCTCTCCCACGTGGAGGAGGGGAACGTGGTACAGCTGGACCGCTGGGACCTCCATGCCGAGCCCAACCCCGAGGCAGGGCCTGAGGACCGAGACGAAGGCGCCACCGACCGG TTGCCCCTGGATGTCTTCAACaactacttcagcctgggctttGACGCCCACGTCACCCTGGAGTTCCACGAGTCTCGAG AGGCCAACCCAGAGAAATTCAACAGCCGCTTTCGGAATAAGATGTTCTACGCCGGG ACAGCTTTCTCCGACTTCCTGATGGGCAGCTCCAAGGACCTGGCCAAGCACATCCGAGTGGTG TGTGATGGAACGGACTTGACTCCCAAGATCCAGGACCTGAAACCCCAGTGTGTTGTTTTCCTGAACATCCCCAG GTACTGTGCAGGCACCATGCCCTGGGGCCACCCTGGGGAGCACCACGACTTTGAGCCCCAGCGGCACGACGACGGCTACCTCGAGGTCATTGGCTTCACCATGACGTCCTTG GCCGCGCTGCAGGTGGGCGGACACGGCGAGCGGCTGACGCAGTGTCGCGAGGTGGTGCTCACCACATCCAAGGCCATCCCGGTGCAGGTGGATGGCGAGCCCTGCAAGCTTGCAGCCTCACGCATCCGCATCGCCCTGCGCAACCAGGCCACCATGGTGCAGAAGGCCAAGCGGCGGAGCGCCGCCCCCCTGCACAGCGA CCAGCAGCCGGTGCCAGAGCAGCTGCGCATCCAAGTGAGTCGCGTCAGCATGCACGACTATGAGGCCCTGCACTACGACAAGgagcagctcaaggaggcct CCGTGCCGCTGGGCACTGTGGTGGTCCCAGGAGACAGTGACCTAGAGCTCTGCCGCGCCCACATCGAGAGACTCCAGCAG GAGCCCGATGGTGCTGGAGCCAAGTCCCCGACATGCCAGAAACTGTCCCCCAAGTGGTGCTTCCTGGACG CCACCACTGCCAGCCGCTTCTACAGGATCGACCGAGCCCAG GAGCACCTCAACTATGTGACTGAGATCGCACAGGATGAGATTTATATCCTGGACCCTGAGCTGCTGGGGGCATCGGCCCGGCCTGACCTCCCAACCCCCacttcccctctccccacctcacCCTGCTCACCCACGCCCCG GTCACTGCAAGGGGATGCTGCACCCCCTCAAG GTGAAGAGCTGATTGAGGCTGCTAAGAGGAACGACTTCTGTAAG CTCCAGGAGCTGCACCGAGCTGGGGGCGACCTCATGCACCGAGACGAGCAGAGCCGCACGCTCCTGCACCACGCAGTCAGCACTGGCAGCAAGGATGTGGTCCGCTACCTGCTGGACCACG cCCCTCCAGAGATCCTTGATGCGGTGGAGGAAAA CGGGGAGACCTGTTTGCACCAGGCAGCAGCCCTGGGCCAGCGCACCATCTGCCACTACATCGTGGAGGCCGGGGCCTCGCTCATGAAGACAGACCAGCAG GGCGACACTCCCCGGCAGCGGGCTGAGAAGGCTCAGGACACCGAGCTGGCCGCCTACCTGGAGAACCGGCAGCACTACCAGATGATCCAGCGGGAGGACCAGGAGACGGCTGTGTAG